The DNA region GCGGCGGTGTGGACTCCTCGGTCGCCGCAGCTATCCTTAAGGAAAAAGGTTTTGAGGTTGCGGGTTTGACCATGTGTCTTGATCTGCCTGATGCCAAACATTCGGTGCAGCACCCTGCCCATTTGGATGGGCAGGGGTGCGCCTCTGCGCGACCTGCCTGTTGCGGGACGCAGGGGATCAGCGACGCCAGGCGCGTGGCTGATATTCTGGGGATACGGCATTATGCGTTTAGCTTCGGCAGGGATTTGCAGGAAAAGGTGATCGCGGATTTCGTGAAGCAGTACAGCCTCGGGGTTACCCCTAATCCCTGCGTGCGCTGCAATGAATTTTTGAAATTCGACGGATTATTGAAAAAGTCGATCGGCCTGGGAATGGATTATCTGGCTACCGGGCATTATTGCCGGATCAGCAGGTCAGGGAGCAAGTATTTTTTAAAGAAAGCGCTGGATAAGAACAAGGATCAATCCTATTTTCTGTACCGCCTGACCCAGGATAAAATAAGACGCATATTATTCCCTTTGGGCGGATTGACCAAAGATCAGGTGCGCGGCCTCGCTCAAAAGTACGGTTTGCCGGTCGCCGACAAGAAAGAAAGCCAGGAGATCTGTTTTGTCCCTGGGACTTACCGGGAATTTATTGAGGAGAAATTGAGAGGAAAATTCTCCCCGGGACCGATAAAGGACACGCAGGGCAAAGCCCTGGGAATTCATAAAGGCATTCCTTTTTACACCATAGGGCAAAGGGATAAATTGGGAATCGCCTGCGGATATCCGGTATATGTTTCTGTAATAGACAGACGGAAGAACACCATAGTCGTCGGCAGGAAAGAGGAATTGCTGAAAAGCAGGTTTTTGGTCAAGGATATCATTTATCCCGGA from Candidatus Omnitrophota bacterium includes:
- the mnmA gene encoding tRNA 2-thiouridine(34) synthase MnmA, whose translation is MKKKVMVAMSGGVDSSVAAAILKEKGFEVAGLTMCLDLPDAKHSVQHPAHLDGQGCASARPACCGTQGISDARRVADILGIRHYAFSFGRDLQEKVIADFVKQYSLGVTPNPCVRCNEFLKFDGLLKKSIGLGMDYLATGHYCRISRSGSKYFLKKALDKNKDQSYFLYRLTQDKIRRILFPLGGLTKDQVRGLAQKYGLPVADKKESQEICFVPGTYREFIEEKLRGKFSPGPIKDTQGKALGIHKGIPFYTIGQRDKLGIACGYPVYVSVIDRRKNTIVVGRKEELLKSRFLVKDIIYPGSSIRRKKLLKVRIRHLSPEAPASVKPAGRNAEVEFRKPCFAITPGQSAVFYDKDKVVGGGIIAKVLS